In Persicimonas caeni, a single window of DNA contains:
- the ribA gene encoding GTP cyclohydrolase II: protein MQSPLSAAQLELSDTDRARLEKADGLVVEKYAEANLPTKHGKFRIVAFVNNLDFKEHIAIVNGDVAGKEAVPVRVHSECLTGDVFGSLKCDCGEQLDRALDVVADSELGIILYMRQEGRGIGLANKVKAYSLQDDGMDTVEANLHLGFDDDLRDYSVAAEMLRLLGPKSIELITNNPRKVEGLEAEGVEITERRALKVLPNPHNVRYLETKRKKSGHLL, encoded by the coding sequence ATGCAGAGTCCACTTTCTGCGGCGCAGCTAGAGTTGAGTGACACGGATCGAGCGCGGCTGGAGAAGGCCGATGGCTTGGTGGTCGAGAAGTATGCAGAAGCCAACCTTCCGACCAAGCACGGCAAGTTCCGGATCGTGGCGTTCGTCAACAATCTCGACTTCAAAGAGCATATCGCCATCGTCAACGGAGACGTGGCCGGCAAAGAAGCCGTGCCGGTGCGTGTGCACAGCGAGTGTTTGACTGGGGATGTGTTCGGCAGCCTCAAGTGTGACTGTGGTGAGCAGCTCGACCGGGCGCTCGACGTCGTCGCCGACTCCGAGCTGGGGATCATCCTGTACATGCGCCAGGAGGGCCGCGGCATCGGTTTGGCCAACAAGGTCAAAGCCTACAGCCTGCAGGACGACGGCATGGACACTGTCGAGGCCAACCTACACCTGGGCTTCGACGACGACCTGCGCGACTACAGCGTGGCCGCCGAAATGCTTCGCCTCTTGGGACCCAAGAGCATCGAGCTGATCACCAATAACCCGCGCAAAGTCGAGGGGTTGGAAGCTGAGGGCGTCGAGATCACCGAGCGCCGCGCGCTCAAGGTGCTGCCCAACCCGCACAACGTGCGCTACCTGGAGACCAAGCGCAAAAAGTCGGGGCATCTGCTGTAA
- a CDS encoding cupin domain-containing protein encodes MTASRISRLLITVCCTLLFCLVSSSAFAQRAPNGFGIGIGAATVAGGLSIKTGTASGFTFQGVVGPWRGYGPEWRYGADSIAVAGDFLYEQAPLASGGLLSLGWNYGVGVGAGFGDWGGAVVGVTGVLGLEFNFVPAPIDVVLEYRPGLYIGENDFDIAFWDVTPHIRLWF; translated from the coding sequence ATGACTGCTTCGCGAATCTCCCGGTTGCTGATCACTGTCTGCTGCACGCTTCTGTTCTGCCTGGTGAGCTCGTCGGCCTTCGCCCAGCGCGCCCCCAATGGGTTTGGTATCGGCATCGGCGCGGCCACAGTGGCAGGTGGCCTGTCCATCAAGACCGGCACCGCCAGCGGGTTTACCTTCCAGGGTGTCGTCGGCCCCTGGCGCGGCTACGGCCCCGAGTGGCGTTATGGCGCCGACTCCATCGCCGTCGCCGGCGACTTCTTGTACGAGCAGGCTCCGCTGGCCTCCGGTGGACTGTTGTCTCTGGGCTGGAACTACGGCGTGGGCGTGGGCGCAGGCTTCGGCGATTGGGGCGGCGCGGTCGTCGGGGTGACCGGCGTGCTCGGCCTCGAGTTCAACTTCGTGCCCGCTCCCATCGACGTGGTTCTGGAGTACCGCCCGGGTCTCTACATCGGCGAGAACGACTTCGACATCGCCTTCTGGGACGTCACCCCGCATATCCGGCTGTGGTTCTGA
- a CDS encoding acetyl-CoA C-acyltransferase, translated as MAKKTVKETKKNIQTPIGGKDRIAVIAGARTPFAKAWTHYKHLNEADLARAAVTELVNRTEIDPHLIDEVIMGCVSAPMNGPNVAREVVLRTPLPNHIPAYTVQMYCASSALATTNAVGDILSGAADVAIVGGVESMSAAQARVSLPLTHALNEASKAGSPVDLLKAFEGVEARDFLPDVPDIAEPTTQERMGDSAEVMAKKYGITRREQDEYAEMTHHRAAEAYENGCFPEVVTVFTGEDLDEPVKRDNLVRGDTSVEKMERLKPVFDRKHGTITAANASPLTDGASAVLLMRESKAKELGLEPQAFIRSHASVGIDLFEQPMLMGPTFATPKALARGGVTLEDMDLVEMHEAFAAQVLANLKVWSSEKLCKEAGLDEAIGEVDMDTFNVHGGSIPIGHPFGATGTRMLMQLSGEMERRDVNLGLMTLCAAGGLGMSIVLER; from the coding sequence ATGGCTAAGAAGACTGTCAAAGAGACAAAGAAAAACATTCAGACACCCATTGGCGGCAAAGATCGCATCGCGGTCATTGCCGGGGCCAGAACCCCGTTCGCCAAGGCGTGGACCCACTACAAGCACTTGAACGAGGCCGACCTGGCCCGCGCGGCGGTCACCGAACTCGTCAACCGCACCGAGATCGATCCGCACCTCATCGACGAGGTGATCATGGGATGTGTCTCGGCGCCGATGAACGGCCCGAACGTCGCCCGTGAGGTGGTGCTTCGCACGCCGCTGCCCAACCATATCCCCGCCTACACCGTGCAGATGTACTGCGCGTCGAGCGCGCTGGCGACGACCAACGCGGTGGGCGATATCCTGAGCGGGGCGGCCGACGTGGCCATCGTGGGCGGCGTCGAGTCGATGAGCGCGGCCCAGGCGCGCGTCAGCCTCCCGCTCACGCACGCGCTCAACGAGGCCTCCAAGGCCGGCTCGCCGGTCGACTTGCTCAAGGCTTTCGAAGGCGTCGAGGCCCGTGACTTCCTGCCCGACGTGCCCGACATCGCCGAGCCGACCACCCAGGAGCGCATGGGCGATTCGGCCGAGGTGATGGCCAAGAAGTATGGCATCACCCGCCGCGAGCAGGACGAGTACGCCGAGATGACCCACCACCGGGCGGCCGAAGCCTACGAGAACGGTTGCTTCCCGGAGGTCGTCACAGTCTTCACCGGCGAAGATCTCGACGAGCCGGTCAAACGCGACAACCTGGTGCGCGGCGACACCTCGGTCGAGAAGATGGAGCGCCTCAAGCCGGTCTTCGACCGCAAGCACGGCACCATCACCGCGGCGAACGCCTCGCCGCTGACCGACGGCGCCTCGGCGGTCCTGCTGATGCGCGAGAGCAAGGCCAAGGAGTTGGGCTTGGAGCCGCAGGCGTTCATTCGCTCGCACGCCAGCGTCGGCATCGACCTGTTTGAGCAGCCGATGCTCATGGGCCCGACCTTCGCCACACCCAAGGCGCTCGCCCGCGGCGGCGTGACCCTCGAGGACATGGACCTGGTCGAGATGCACGAGGCCTTCGCTGCTCAGGTGCTCGCCAACCTCAAAGTCTGGAGTTCCGAGAAGCTCTGCAAAGAGGCGGGCCTCGACGAGGCGATCGGCGAGGTCGACATGGACACCTTCAACGTCCACGGCGGCTCGATTCCCATCGGACACCCCTTCGGCGCCACCGGCACTCGCATGCTCATGCAGCTCTCCGGCGAGATGGAGCGTCGCGACGTCAACCTCGGCCTGATGACGCTGTGCGCGGCCGGCGGTCTGGGCATGTCGATCGTTCTGGAGCGTTGA
- a CDS encoding response regulator: MAKLLLVEDNEMNRDMLARRLMRRGFEVTVAIDGEQALKKLSEGRFDLVLMDLSLPVMDGWEATRRIRQKPKYADLPIIALTAHALEGDRHKAIEAGCNGFETKPVKIESLLETMSNWLDG, from the coding sequence ATGGCAAAGCTGCTACTGGTCGAAGACAACGAAATGAACCGCGACATGCTCGCCCGACGGCTGATGCGCCGGGGCTTCGAAGTCACCGTCGCCATCGACGGCGAGCAGGCCTTGAAGAAGTTGAGTGAAGGGAGGTTCGACCTGGTCCTGATGGACCTGAGCCTTCCGGTCATGGATGGCTGGGAGGCCACGCGACGCATCCGCCAAAAGCCGAAGTACGCGGACTTGCCTATCATCGCGCTGACCGCCCACGCCCTCGAGGGCGACCGCCACAAGGCCATCGAGGCAGGCTGCAACGGTTTCGAGACCAAACCGGTCAAGATCGAGAGCCTGCTCGAGACGATGTCCAACTGGCTCGACGGGTAG
- a CDS encoding Fic family protein, translated as MSLTYLEIDQARADYLELSDELRQTFDDRLFQSWLYHDHMLEGVVLTESDINRALTGRPCRNYCDGLVQKSLRRMMGCIRQLETDASRGVDVSMDWLKDLHRSMCDADDEHAGRYRKRDTSPGVYHLDVVPYKSISYYFHKFLEEWDAELSTVHPIRAAAMAHWEFMRVFPFDERTGIVGRLMMNYILIKNFYPPAIIHANDRHHYFDALNGHRADMVPVVVEAMKGTIEAARIFRQRVEQQRMQQQSHRHQIAM; from the coding sequence ATGTCGCTGACATACCTCGAAATCGATCAAGCTCGCGCCGATTACCTCGAGCTCTCCGACGAGCTGCGTCAGACGTTCGACGATCGTCTGTTCCAGTCGTGGCTGTACCACGACCACATGCTCGAAGGGGTGGTGCTCACCGAATCGGATATCAACCGCGCGCTCACCGGCCGCCCGTGTCGCAACTATTGCGATGGGCTGGTCCAGAAATCGCTGCGCCGCATGATGGGGTGTATCCGCCAGCTGGAGACCGACGCCAGTCGTGGTGTCGACGTGTCGATGGACTGGCTCAAAGATCTGCACCGCAGCATGTGCGACGCCGACGACGAGCACGCCGGCCGCTACCGCAAGCGCGACACCAGCCCGGGCGTCTATCACCTGGACGTGGTCCCCTACAAAAGCATCTCGTATTACTTCCACAAATTCTTGGAAGAGTGGGACGCCGAGCTGAGCACGGTCCACCCGATTCGGGCCGCGGCGATGGCGCACTGGGAGTTTATGCGCGTCTTTCCGTTCGATGAGCGCACCGGCATCGTAGGCCGCTTGATGATGAACTACATCCTCATCAAGAACTTTTACCCGCCGGCGATCATCCACGCCAACGACCGTCACCACTACTTCGACGCCCTCAACGGACACCGTGCCGACATGGTGCCGGTGGTCGTCGAGGCGATGAAGGGGACGATCGAGGCGGCGCGTATCTTCCGCCAGCGCGTCGAGCAGCAGCGCATGCAGCAGCAATCTCATCGCCATCAGATCGCGATGTGA
- a CDS encoding type 1 glutamine amidotransferase domain-containing protein, protein MKYVKRKNIVALLGILGLLAASYGCAGSPEYTEREKQTMGAAAAHAAKDDESAAAASDSAAEQEVEAAKPDEQGDKRVLFVMTNHAELGDTGKKTGYYLSEVSHPYYVFTEAGFTVDFVSPTGGAAPMDPKSEDRSDPINAQFLDDAELMGRLEDTLAPNEVDAEDYVAVYYPGGHGTMWDLAETPELAKTAAAVYESGGVVGAVCHGPVGLVNIELSDGSYLVAGKKVAAFTNEEERAVELEEVVPFLLQDKLEERGAEFVEGEKFKENVVVDERLVTGQNPASAKAAAEAMVEEIQK, encoded by the coding sequence ATGAAGTACGTGAAACGGAAGAATATTGTGGCATTGCTCGGCATTCTCGGGCTGCTGGCCGCCTCGTATGGCTGTGCGGGTTCTCCCGAGTATACGGAGCGAGAAAAGCAGACCATGGGAGCGGCCGCGGCTCACGCGGCGAAGGACGACGAGTCTGCAGCTGCCGCATCGGATAGCGCTGCCGAGCAGGAAGTCGAAGCTGCCAAGCCCGACGAGCAGGGCGACAAGCGCGTGCTCTTCGTGATGACGAACCACGCGGAGCTCGGCGATACGGGCAAGAAGACCGGCTACTACCTGTCGGAGGTGAGCCATCCGTATTACGTCTTCACCGAGGCGGGTTTCACCGTCGACTTCGTAAGCCCCACCGGCGGCGCGGCGCCGATGGATCCGAAGAGCGAGGATCGCTCCGATCCGATCAACGCGCAGTTTCTCGATGACGCCGAATTGATGGGCCGCCTCGAGGATACGCTGGCGCCCAATGAGGTCGACGCGGAGGACTACGTAGCCGTCTACTATCCGGGCGGCCACGGCACGATGTGGGATTTGGCCGAGACCCCCGAGCTCGCCAAGACCGCCGCGGCGGTCTACGAATCGGGCGGCGTGGTCGGCGCGGTGTGTCACGGGCCGGTCGGCCTGGTCAATATCGAGCTGTCCGACGGCAGTTATCTGGTGGCCGGCAAGAAGGTCGCCGCGTTCACCAACGAAGAGGAGCGCGCCGTCGAACTCGAAGAGGTCGTGCCGTTTCTGCTCCAGGACAAGCTCGAGGAGCGCGGCGCCGAATTCGTCGAGGGTGAGAAGTTCAAAGAGAACGTGGTCGTCGACGAGCGGCTGGTGACCGGCCAAAACCCGGCCTCGGCCAAGGCGGCCGCCGAAGCGATGGTCGAAGAAATTCAGAAGTGA
- a CDS encoding VOC family protein has protein sequence MEFLHSMVRIRDIDESLNFYCNLLGLEEVRRYDNEGGRYTLIFLQAPGDDGGQVELTYNWDVPETYGNARNFGHLAFAVDDIYEVCERLQDGGVTINRPPRDGRMAFVKSPDDISVELLQKGEPLEPKEPWKSMESTGSW, from the coding sequence ATGGAATTCTTGCACAGCATGGTTCGCATTCGCGACATCGACGAGTCGCTCAATTTCTACTGCAACTTGCTCGGCCTCGAGGAAGTGCGGCGCTACGACAACGAGGGCGGCCGCTACACGCTGATCTTTTTGCAGGCGCCCGGCGACGACGGCGGCCAGGTCGAGCTGACCTACAACTGGGATGTGCCCGAAACCTACGGCAACGCGCGCAACTTCGGCCACTTGGCCTTCGCCGTCGACGATATCTACGAGGTCTGCGAGCGTCTGCAAGACGGCGGCGTGACCATCAACCGGCCGCCGCGCGACGGGCGCATGGCGTTCGTCAAATCCCCCGACGACATCTCGGTGGAGTTGTTGCAAAAGGGCGAGCCGCTCGAGCCCAAAGAGCCGTGGAAGTCGATGGAGAGCACCGGATCTTGGTGA
- a CDS encoding DUF4476 domain-containing protein, whose product MKRTAAYALLIASLICPPLAATSFAHDNGHTHSHSHSYAEAHASASASATVTIDGHTSRSSSSSQASASASASSSSGHGHDSDYSRSSSSSQASASASASSSSGHGHDSDYAYDEDYDYDEDYDYDEDYDDSYGDYDSDGGYGDYEGRTRRDDDRYERKRRTRRDRTRRDRRRHRHPRERARRGHTHRCSSSCDHHHKRRHRHYDGCGHDRYDDRDDYDEYEPQAMSDAEFARFIRQVKGENFSSDRLQVIEVAANGNYFTSAQVSTVIETLTFSSNKVDAAVALYPRVVDQDDFYQVFAAFTFESNKRKVRESLGI is encoded by the coding sequence ATGAAACGCACCGCCGCATACGCCCTGCTGATCGCTTCGCTCATCTGCCCACCGTTGGCCGCGACTTCGTTCGCCCACGATAACGGGCACACCCACTCCCACTCGCATTCGTATGCCGAAGCTCATGCCTCGGCCAGCGCCTCGGCGACCGTCACCATCGACGGACACACCTCCCGAAGCTCGTCGTCGAGCCAAGCCTCGGCCAGCGCCTCGGCGAGTTCATCGTCCGGCCACGGGCACGACTCCGACTACTCCCGAAGCTCGTCGTCGAGCCAAGCCTCGGCCAGCGCCTCGGCGAGTTCATCGTCCGGCCACGGGCACGACTCCGACTACGCGTACGACGAAGATTACGACTACGACGAAGATTACGACTACGACGAAGATTACGACGACAGCTACGGCGACTACGACAGTGACGGCGGCTACGGCGACTACGAAGGGCGCACTCGCCGCGATGACGACCGTTACGAGCGAAAGCGGCGCACTCGCCGCGACCGCACTCGCCGCGACCGCCGCCGACACCGCCACCCGCGAGAGCGTGCCCGACGCGGTCACACCCACCGCTGCTCGAGCAGCTGCGACCACCACCACAAGCGTCGCCACCGCCACTACGACGGCTGCGGACACGACCGCTATGATGACCGCGACGACTACGACGAGTACGAGCCGCAAGCGATGTCCGACGCCGAGTTCGCCCGGTTCATCCGGCAGGTCAAAGGTGAGAATTTCTCGTCGGACCGGCTGCAAGTGATCGAAGTGGCCGCCAACGGCAACTACTTCACCAGCGCGCAGGTCTCCACCGTCATCGAAACACTGACCTTCAGCTCCAACAAAGTCGACGCGGCGGTCGCGCTCTACCCGCGTGTGGTCGACCAAGACGATTTCTACCAGGTCTTCGCCGCCTTCACCTTCGAGTCGAACAAGCGTAAGGTGCGCGAGAGCCTTGGCATTTAG
- a CDS encoding hybrid sensor histidine kinase/response regulator, giving the protein MNPSSTEQNQSSFFDLLTARFLPKDIEEGSDDIFRARVVVVFSLALAIWGPIYAAVMYALSGALAGPLAVIACAVFVCSSLFLLRRGVSFGIIGNWLAFNVFWIMLFVALVSDFGSPPFLWLAVVPMLAVLISGMRSGMVWLVLVVASAVSYYISQLQGGATGGALDARQQVFFELTVLVGLYVLVLSLTLAYESLKEWAIGQIRSREAHTQAVVQTAADGILTVSPRGRIRELNHAAEALFGFRRDDILDAPFATLVPQISDAPPQEEPDASEEADGADGELFATASPTTSEARIGGMDAWQGSGRETEGRQRGGSSVPIEMSISRIEGEDLDIDQGYVAIVRDITERKQNERALEEARDEAVRANEAKSAFLANISHELRTPLNAIIGYSELIYEDFEMDGHTEYLPDLKKIGVAGEHLLSLINDILDLSKIEAGKMELYLETIDLHSLLGDVADTIEPVVAKNDNTFLVDIDNAPKTMQGDITKLRQVLFNLLSNAAKFTENATVRLHAYADVDDGRNMCVFEVIDRGIGIPDEKLERLFQAFTQADESTTRQYGGTGLGLTITKHFTEMMGGRIEVQSEVGQGTTFRVLVPVNPQVSHSEPLDLGEDESSSAENDELMADPNSSEVLVIDDDPTVHALMKRFLNREGFAIRSANSGEEGLELARAHKPDAITLDVMMPEMDGWTVLSRLKGDAETSDIPVILLTIVSNKNMGYSLGASEYLVKPVDRKRLSTVLADVTGAKGEGRVLVVEDDESTREMLERTVARQGWQVDTAANGRLAIDHLESAPAPNVILLDLMMPEMDGFEVLETMRERPEWKDIPVVVVTAADLTVEERTRLNNQVNRILGKGAYTKDQLLAEVTRAVGSGAARHVSDEASANV; this is encoded by the coding sequence ATGAACCCCAGTTCCACAGAACAGAACCAATCTAGCTTCTTCGACCTACTAACCGCCCGGTTTCTGCCCAAAGACATCGAGGAGGGCTCCGACGACATCTTCCGCGCCCGCGTGGTGGTCGTCTTCTCGCTGGCGTTGGCCATTTGGGGGCCGATCTACGCGGCCGTCATGTACGCGCTCAGCGGAGCGTTGGCCGGGCCGCTGGCGGTCATCGCCTGTGCGGTGTTCGTCTGCAGCAGCCTCTTCCTGCTCCGCCGCGGCGTGAGCTTTGGCATCATCGGCAACTGGCTGGCGTTCAACGTCTTTTGGATCATGCTATTCGTCGCGCTGGTGAGCGACTTTGGCAGCCCGCCCTTTTTGTGGCTGGCCGTCGTTCCCATGCTCGCCGTGCTCATCTCCGGGATGCGCTCGGGGATGGTCTGGCTGGTGCTCGTGGTCGCCAGCGCAGTCAGCTACTACATCTCGCAGCTTCAAGGCGGGGCGACCGGCGGCGCGCTCGACGCGCGCCAGCAGGTCTTCTTCGAGCTGACCGTGCTGGTGGGCCTGTACGTGCTCGTGCTCTCGCTGACCTTGGCCTACGAATCGCTCAAGGAGTGGGCCATCGGCCAGATTCGCAGTCGCGAGGCGCACACCCAGGCGGTCGTCCAGACAGCCGCCGACGGCATCCTGACGGTCTCACCACGTGGACGTATCCGCGAGCTCAACCACGCGGCCGAGGCGCTCTTTGGCTTCCGCCGAGACGATATCCTCGACGCCCCGTTTGCCACGCTCGTGCCCCAGATCAGCGACGCGCCGCCCCAGGAGGAACCCGACGCCTCCGAGGAAGCCGACGGCGCCGACGGTGAGTTGTTCGCCACGGCGAGCCCCACCACATCCGAAGCTCGCATCGGCGGCATGGACGCCTGGCAGGGATCGGGCCGCGAAACCGAGGGCCGCCAGCGCGGCGGCAGCTCGGTGCCCATCGAGATGTCCATCAGCCGCATCGAGGGTGAAGACCTCGACATCGACCAGGGTTATGTGGCCATCGTGCGCGACATCACCGAGCGCAAGCAAAACGAGCGCGCCCTCGAAGAGGCCCGCGACGAGGCAGTGCGCGCCAACGAAGCCAAGAGCGCCTTTCTGGCCAATATCAGCCACGAGCTTCGCACCCCGCTCAACGCCATCATCGGCTACAGCGAGCTGATCTACGAAGACTTCGAGATGGACGGCCACACCGAGTATCTGCCCGACCTCAAGAAGATCGGCGTGGCCGGCGAGCACCTGCTCAGCCTGATCAACGACATCCTCGATCTGTCCAAGATCGAGGCGGGCAAGATGGAGCTGTACCTCGAAACGATCGACCTGCACTCGCTTCTGGGCGACGTCGCCGACACCATCGAGCCGGTGGTGGCCAAGAACGACAACACCTTCCTGGTCGACATCGACAACGCCCCGAAGACCATGCAGGGCGACATCACCAAGCTTCGCCAGGTGCTCTTCAACCTCTTGTCCAACGCCGCCAAGTTCACCGAAAACGCCACGGTGCGGCTGCATGCCTACGCCGACGTCGACGACGGGCGTAATATGTGCGTCTTCGAGGTCATCGACCGCGGCATCGGCATCCCCGACGAGAAGCTCGAGCGTCTCTTCCAGGCGTTCACCCAGGCCGACGAATCGACCACCCGCCAGTACGGGGGCACCGGACTGGGCCTGACGATCACCAAGCATTTCACCGAGATGATGGGCGGGCGCATCGAAGTGCAAAGCGAGGTCGGCCAAGGCACGACCTTCCGGGTGTTGGTGCCCGTGAACCCGCAGGTGTCCCACTCCGAGCCGTTGGATCTGGGCGAGGACGAGAGTTCGTCCGCCGAGAATGACGAGCTGATGGCCGACCCCAACTCCTCGGAGGTCTTGGTGATCGATGATGATCCCACCGTGCACGCGTTGATGAAGCGGTTCCTCAACCGCGAGGGCTTCGCCATCCGCTCGGCCAACAGCGGCGAGGAGGGGCTCGAGCTCGCCCGCGCCCACAAGCCCGACGCGATCACCCTCGACGTCATGATGCCCGAGATGGACGGCTGGACGGTCTTGTCGCGGCTCAAGGGTGACGCGGAGACGTCCGACATCCCGGTGATCCTGCTGACGATCGTCAGCAACAAGAATATGGGCTATTCGCTGGGCGCTTCGGAGTATCTGGTCAAGCCGGTCGACCGCAAACGACTCTCGACGGTGCTCGCCGACGTGACCGGCGCCAAGGGCGAGGGGCGGGTGCTCGTGGTCGAGGACGACGAGAGCACGCGAGAGATGCTCGAGCGCACCGTGGCCCGACAGGGCTGGCAGGTGGACACCGCCGCCAACGGGCGCCTGGCCATCGATCACCTCGAGAGCGCGCCGGCTCCCAACGTCATCTTGCTCGACTTGATGATGCCCGAGATGGACGGCTTCGAAGTGCTCGAGACGATGAGGGAGCGCCCCGAGTGGAAGGATATCCCGGTCGTGGTGGTCACGGCCGCCGATCTGACCGTCGAGGAGCGCACCCGGCTGAACAATCAGGTCAACCGGATTTTGGGCAAGGGCGCCTACACCAAGGATCAACTGCTCGCCGAGGTCACCCGCGCGGTCGGCAGCGGCGCAGCGCGCCACGTGAGCGACGAAGCTTCCGCGAACGTTTGA
- a CDS encoding 3-hydroxyacyl-CoA dehydrogenase NAD-binding domain-containing protein: MSEEAPKEYLSLRVDDGIAYVCIDVSGQRVNTLSTPMTERFEEVLDELRDTAGLEGVVIHSGKEGNFVVGFDINELQELSQRPEDVRPMIDRGHQMLGRFEELSVPVVAAVDGNCLGGGLELAMACHARIASNNDKTQMGLPEVKLGVIPGLGGTQRLPRLVGLQTGLNMILTGKQVGAKKAKKLGLVDDVVHPGILLQVAAEKARKMYAKGGWQKRPKASIGEVFSNPGEMVNLAAKTPARKLIFNQARETTRKQAGDKYPAPFAAIDVIETGYKDGFDAGLQAEGDAFAKLVKDDVAKNLINLFFMKQEVDKAKPFPWNTKAYPVDKIGVLGAGLMGAGIAQVAAYKGYEVRLKDVDDEGLSWGLNYTKELIDKLVKRKKISAPMGDIMFGRISGTTEYTGFGQADLIIEAVFEDLDLKKSVIKDLEEHTHDEAVIASNTSTIPIKEIASASKNPEMVLGMHFFSPVHKMPLLEIIRHEGTSSKAVATALEVGRDMGKTCIVVNDGSGFFTSRVIGAYINEAGWILQEGARIEDIDRAMKDWGFPVGPMKLVDEVGMDVALKAAKTLQEAFEERWDAPTALKAVAADGRKGKKNKKGFYKYKDGKGKEVDETVYDLLPGGRDRKPVDKEVIQERCWLAMLNECAYCLQEEIAEHPRDIDIGVIFGLGFPPFRGGILRHADSVGLPRVAERMHRLADQFGDRLKPADIIVEKAEKNENFYSE, from the coding sequence ATGAGTGAAGAGGCTCCCAAAGAATATCTCTCGCTACGCGTCGACGACGGCATCGCATATGTCTGCATCGACGTCAGTGGCCAGCGCGTCAACACGCTGTCGACGCCGATGACCGAACGCTTCGAGGAGGTGCTCGACGAGCTTCGCGACACCGCCGGGCTCGAGGGCGTGGTCATCCACAGCGGCAAAGAGGGCAATTTCGTCGTCGGCTTCGACATCAACGAGCTGCAGGAGCTGAGCCAACGGCCCGAAGACGTCCGCCCGATGATCGACCGCGGCCATCAGATGCTGGGCCGCTTCGAGGAGTTGTCGGTGCCGGTGGTCGCCGCCGTCGACGGCAATTGCCTGGGCGGCGGGCTCGAGCTTGCGATGGCGTGTCACGCACGCATCGCGTCCAATAACGACAAGACCCAGATGGGACTTCCGGAGGTCAAACTCGGCGTCATCCCCGGCCTCGGCGGCACCCAGCGCCTGCCGCGGCTCGTCGGCCTGCAAACGGGCCTGAACATGATCCTGACCGGCAAGCAGGTCGGCGCCAAGAAGGCCAAAAAGCTCGGCTTGGTCGACGACGTCGTCCACCCGGGCATCTTGCTGCAGGTCGCCGCCGAGAAGGCGCGCAAGATGTACGCCAAGGGCGGCTGGCAGAAGCGGCCCAAGGCGAGCATCGGCGAGGTCTTCTCCAACCCCGGCGAGATGGTCAACCTGGCGGCCAAGACCCCGGCTCGCAAGCTCATCTTCAACCAGGCGCGCGAGACCACCCGCAAACAGGCCGGCGACAAGTACCCCGCACCGTTCGCCGCCATCGACGTCATCGAGACCGGCTACAAGGACGGCTTCGACGCCGGCCTCCAAGCCGAGGGCGACGCGTTCGCCAAGCTCGTCAAAGACGACGTGGCCAAAAACCTCATCAACCTCTTCTTCATGAAGCAGGAGGTCGACAAGGCCAAGCCCTTCCCCTGGAACACCAAGGCATACCCGGTCGACAAGATAGGCGTGCTCGGCGCCGGCCTGATGGGCGCGGGCATCGCGCAGGTCGCCGCCTACAAGGGCTACGAGGTGCGCCTCAAAGACGTCGACGACGAGGGGCTCTCTTGGGGGTTGAACTACACCAAGGAGCTCATCGACAAGCTGGTCAAGCGCAAGAAGATCTCCGCGCCGATGGGCGACATCATGTTCGGCCGGATCAGCGGCACCACCGAGTACACTGGCTTCGGCCAAGCCGATCTGATCATCGAGGCGGTCTTCGAGGACCTCGACCTCAAAAAGAGCGTCATCAAAGACCTCGAAGAGCATACCCACGACGAGGCGGTGATCGCCTCGAACACCTCGACGATCCCGATCAAAGAGATCGCCTCGGCGTCGAAGAACCCCGAGATGGTGCTGGGCATGCACTTTTTCAGCCCGGTGCACAAGATGCCGCTGTTGGAGATCATCCGCCACGAGGGCACCTCCAGCAAGGCGGTGGCCACCGCGCTGGAGGTCGGCCGCGACATGGGTAAGACCTGCATCGTGGTCAACGACGGGTCGGGCTTTTTCACCAGCCGGGTCATCGGCGCCTACATCAACGAGGCCGGCTGGATCTTGCAGGAGGGCGCGCGCATCGAGGACATCGACCGCGCCATGAAAGACTGGGGCTTCCCGGTCGGGCCGATGAAGCTGGTCGACGAGGTCGGCATGGACGTGGCCCTCAAGGCCGCGAAGACCCTCCAAGAGGCCTTCGAGGAGCGCTGGGATGCGCCGACTGCGCTCAAGGCGGTCGCCGCCGACGGGCGCAAAGGCAAGAAGAACAAGAAGGGCTTCTACAAGTACAAGGACGGAAAGGGCAAAGAGGTCGACGAGACCGTCTACGACCTGCTTCCGGGCGGCCGCGACCGCAAGCCGGTCGACAAGGAGGTCATCCAGGAGCGCTGCTGGCTGGCGATGCTCAACGAGTGCGCCTACTGCCTGCAGGAGGAGATCGCCGAGCACCCGCGCGACATCGATATCGGCGTGATCTTCGGTCTGGGCTTCCCGCCGTTCCGCGGCGGCATCCTGCGCCACGCCGACTCGGTCGGCCTGCCGCGCGTCGCCGAGCGCATGCACCGGCTCGCCGACCAATTCGGCGACCGCCTCAAGCCCGCCGACATCATCGTCGAGAAGGCCGAGAAGAACGAAAACTTCTATTCGGAGTGA